One Natronolimnobius sp. AArcel1 DNA window includes the following coding sequences:
- a CDS encoding ABC transporter ATP-binding protein: MSTTEDETPFDAYREDVDRPLTRLFREYAPGYLGYFSVGMVANFIARMASLVPPLILGTAIDAIFVEPNTEAFDLPLVPNAVLPTTEIGQFEFSVMAIVFAFLAVAVFTWIYGVTANLFAHSVMHTVRVDSFEKMQQLDMAFFDEKQTGEVMAVLNNDTQNLEMFLDNAIMNAARLILMVGGITAVLFYLNWQLAFVTLFAVPAMVVFTLWFMRVVEPRYVRQRSSVGRLNTRLENAIAGMGLTKTTSSESYEVDRVSDSSMNMFERTMDVLRLSYIYRPGMELLAGVAFAATFLVGGYWLMMDTAPGPMTGSLSVGDFVVFLMLTQRIVDPLAEVSNIVDQYENAKASSERIFGLMDIPVHVDDPDEPAEIEPVQGRVTYEDVSFSYEDSEVRAGSGDETAFEETVIEDISFGAEPGETVAFVGATGAGKSTVLKLLLRLYDVQDGTIRLDGHDIRDVALSDLRSAVGYVSQDTFLFDGTIADNIRYGYFDATDEDVTAAAKAAQAHEFITDLTEGYDTRVGERGVKLSGGQRQRIALARSVLADPEVLILDEATSAVDTKTELLIQQSIDELTEDRTTLAIAHRLSTVKDADTILVMDDGEIVERGSHDELLAANGQYATLWSAQAGDREQAAKALMEDDD; the protein is encoded by the coding sequence GTGAGTACCACAGAGGACGAAACACCGTTTGACGCCTATCGCGAGGATGTCGACCGACCGCTGACCAGACTCTTTCGCGAGTACGCGCCCGGCTATCTCGGCTACTTTTCGGTTGGGATGGTCGCGAACTTCATCGCCCGCATGGCGAGTCTCGTTCCCCCACTAATTCTGGGGACTGCTATCGACGCGATTTTTGTCGAACCAAACACGGAAGCATTTGACCTTCCGCTAGTGCCAAACGCCGTGTTGCCGACGACAGAGATTGGCCAGTTCGAGTTCTCTGTGATGGCGATTGTTTTTGCCTTCCTCGCAGTCGCCGTCTTCACCTGGATCTACGGCGTCACCGCGAATCTCTTCGCCCACAGCGTGATGCACACCGTCCGAGTCGACTCCTTCGAGAAGATGCAACAACTCGACATGGCCTTCTTCGACGAGAAACAGACCGGCGAGGTCATGGCCGTCCTCAACAACGACACCCAGAACCTCGAGATGTTCCTCGATAACGCGATCATGAACGCCGCCCGGCTCATCCTCATGGTCGGGGGCATCACAGCCGTCCTCTTCTATCTGAACTGGCAACTCGCCTTCGTCACCCTGTTTGCCGTGCCCGCAATGGTCGTCTTTACCCTCTGGTTCATGCGCGTCGTCGAACCCCGCTACGTCCGTCAGCGCTCGTCCGTCGGCCGACTGAATACGCGCCTCGAGAACGCCATCGCTGGGATGGGCCTGACAAAAACAACCTCAAGCGAGTCCTACGAGGTCGACCGAGTCAGTGACTCCTCGATGAACATGTTCGAGCGGACAATGGACGTGCTTAGACTGAGTTACATCTACCGGCCCGGCATGGAACTGCTCGCTGGCGTCGCCTTCGCCGCGACGTTTCTCGTCGGCGGTTACTGGCTCATGATGGACACCGCACCAGGGCCGATGACGGGATCGCTCTCGGTTGGTGATTTCGTCGTCTTCCTCATGCTCACCCAGCGCATCGTCGACCCGCTCGCCGAAGTATCGAACATCGTCGATCAGTACGAGAACGCCAAGGCCTCGAGCGAGCGCATCTTCGGACTCATGGACATCCCGGTTCACGTCGATGACCCGGACGAGCCCGCCGAAATCGAGCCTGTCCAGGGTCGCGTGACCTACGAAGACGTCTCCTTTAGCTACGAAGACAGCGAGGTTCGGGCCGGATCGGGCGACGAGACGGCCTTCGAGGAGACTGTCATCGAAGACATCTCCTTCGGCGCCGAACCGGGCGAGACGGTCGCGTTTGTCGGTGCGACTGGAGCGGGCAAATCGACAGTTCTCAAACTCCTGTTGCGACTGTACGACGTCCAAGATGGGACGATCCGACTCGATGGCCACGATATCCGCGACGTCGCGCTCTCGGACCTTCGCTCCGCGGTCGGCTACGTCAGTCAGGATACGTTCCTCTTCGATGGAACAATCGCGGACAACATTCGCTACGGCTACTTCGACGCCACCGATGAGGACGTCACAGCGGCCGCAAAAGCCGCTCAGGCCCACGAATTCATCACCGATCTCACGGAAGGCTACGACACACGTGTCGGTGAGCGCGGGGTTAAACTCTCCGGCGGACAGCGACAGCGAATTGCACTCGCCCGGAGTGTCCTTGCCGATCCGGAAGTATTGATCCTCGACGAAGCGACGAGTGCAGTCGATACGAAGACGGAACTGCTGATTCAACAGTCAATCGACGAACTCACCGAAGACCGGACGACGCTTGCGATTGCACACCGCCTGTCGACGGTGAAAGACGCGGATACGATCCTCGTGATGGACGACGGGGAAATCGTCGAGCGCGGGAGTCACGACGAACTACTCGCTGCGAACGGCCAGTACGCAACACTATGGAGCGCACAGGCAGGTGATCGAGAACAGGCGGCGAAGGCGCTCATGGAAGACGATGACTGA
- the lrp gene encoding HTH-type transcriptional regulator Lrp, with protein MTYENLDAKLVNALLGDGRASLRSLAEDLDVSVTTISNHLSDLEDEGVIEGYTPRVNYDAVGYDVTAVIQLQVEGNALPDVTDTLSDHEQMISVYEVTGDYDVIAIGKFTDTDGMNEQIKSLLTDPDIKASNTSVVLNAVSENKQFELDVDET; from the coding sequence ATGACGTACGAAAATCTCGATGCAAAACTAGTGAATGCGCTTTTGGGCGACGGCCGCGCGAGTCTCCGAAGTCTCGCCGAGGACCTCGATGTCTCCGTGACGACGATCTCGAATCACCTCTCGGATCTCGAGGATGAGGGCGTCATTGAGGGGTACACGCCACGAGTTAACTACGACGCTGTTGGCTACGATGTGACCGCGGTTATCCAGTTGCAGGTCGAGGGGAACGCCCTGCCGGACGTGACTGACACGCTCAGCGACCACGAGCAGATGATCAGCGTCTACGAGGTTACAGGTGACTACGACGTGATTGCCATCGGCAAGTTCACAGACACCGATGGAATGAACGAACAGATCAAGTCCCTGCTCACCGATCCGGATATCAAAGCCTCGAACACGAGCGTCGTCCTCAACGCGGTCAGCGAAAACAAGCAGTTCGAACTCGACGTCGACGAGACCTGA
- the glnA gene encoding type I glutamate--ammonia ligase — translation MTSGNISEAEQAVLDEIEAKDVDFLRLQFTDILGTVKNVAVPARQAEKAFSEGIYFDGSSIEGFVRIQESDMRLVPDPDTFAVLPWRNDDESAAGRMICDVYDTSGGEPFEGDPRRVLKNALERAEEMGYTVNAAPEPEFFLFEEDEDGGATTNTNDAGGYFDVAPKDLASDVRRDIIYGLEDMGFEIEASHHEVAEGQHEINFEYDDALATADNVATFRTVVRAIAAQHDYHATFMPKPIPKINGSGMHTHISLFTEDGENAFHDEDDEFNLSDEAHAFTAGLLEHAPAITAVANPTVNSYKRLVPGYEAPVYVAWSDRNRSSLIRKPAARVPAASRVELRSPDPSCNPYLALAAMIHAGLEGIENDLECPDPVRENIYDFDEEKREEYGIDTLPSNLGEAVDALEDDEVIYDALGEHVAPKFVEAKSQEFEEYLIDVSQWELDRYLETY, via the coding sequence ATGACAAGCGGAAACATCAGCGAGGCGGAACAGGCGGTACTCGACGAAATTGAAGCGAAAGACGTTGACTTCCTCCGACTGCAGTTTACCGATATTCTGGGCACAGTCAAGAACGTCGCCGTCCCGGCCCGCCAGGCTGAGAAGGCGTTCTCTGAGGGCATCTACTTCGACGGCTCTTCTATCGAAGGCTTCGTTCGGATTCAGGAATCAGACATGCGACTGGTTCCCGACCCGGACACCTTCGCCGTTTTGCCATGGCGCAACGACGACGAGAGCGCCGCCGGCCGAATGATCTGTGACGTCTACGACACCTCCGGCGGCGAGCCGTTCGAGGGCGACCCACGTCGCGTCCTCAAGAACGCACTCGAGCGTGCCGAGGAGATGGGATACACAGTTAATGCCGCCCCAGAGCCCGAATTCTTCCTGTTCGAAGAAGACGAGGATGGCGGCGCAACGACGAACACCAACGACGCCGGCGGCTACTTTGACGTTGCCCCGAAAGACCTCGCCAGCGATGTCCGCCGTGACATCATCTACGGACTCGAGGACATGGGCTTCGAGATCGAAGCCAGTCACCATGAGGTCGCCGAAGGACAGCACGAAATTAACTTCGAGTACGACGACGCACTCGCGACGGCGGACAACGTTGCGACCTTCCGAACGGTCGTCCGTGCAATCGCCGCCCAGCACGACTATCACGCGACCTTCATGCCCAAACCGATCCCGAAGATCAACGGCTCGGGCATGCACACCCACATTTCGCTGTTCACCGAGGACGGCGAGAACGCCTTCCACGACGAGGACGATGAGTTCAACCTGAGCGACGAAGCACATGCCTTTACCGCCGGACTGCTCGAGCACGCACCGGCGATCACCGCCGTTGCAAACCCGACAGTCAACAGCTACAAGCGACTTGTCCCTGGCTACGAAGCACCGGTCTACGTCGCCTGGTCCGACCGCAACCGCTCGTCGCTGATCCGCAAGCCCGCAGCCCGCGTTCCTGCCGCCAGCCGCGTCGAACTGCGTTCGCCCGACCCATCGTGTAACCCATACCTCGCACTCGCCGCCATGATCCACGCCGGTCTCGAGGGCATCGAGAACGACCTCGAGTGTCCAGATCCGGTCCGCGAGAACATCTACGACTTCGACGAGGAAAAACGTGAAGAGTACGGCATCGACACGCTGCCATCGAACCTTGGCGAAGCCGTCGACGCACTCGAGGACGACGAGGTTATCTACGACGCCCTCGGCGAGCACGTTGCGCCGAAGTTCGTCGAAGCCAAGAGCCAGGAGTTTGAAGAGTACCTCATCGATGTCTCCCAGTGGGAACTCGACCGCTACCTCGAAACCTACTAA
- a CDS encoding YihY/virulence factor BrkB family protein, producing the protein MIDRSTALEYSRRALGIARTEQLTLLAAGVAFYGFLSLVPLMLLALGIAASIGGDALAARLTAAASDVLTPTAQQLLAETVLDEGGRQSATVVGAFGLLWGSSRVFRGLDRAFSKVYGTAATKSLLDTAWDAMIVFLVISIGLALVGILEVVIRFVPIIDLGPVGPALILLGLVVTFLPLYVVFPNANVGIREALPGTILAAVGWFVLSRAFTVYASLASEQVIYGALGAVFLVLIWLYIGAIILVFGAVCNAVLADRELDRQLQSPGARQIEVEAMTDDATGGDEGGTDTDPADRSHSGDGPTETDSHARAHSRSSSSARTRDRADDPAALREEIERLRDRVDEFEGNVERRTVEKDSLEGELKRYVRRRVRRGHAHGWGPYLVLLYGTAMAIAAFYFLDGIWAILAMFTVWTSTLGVYILMVLLGAGLSILGVPGRLRNRISEWRS; encoded by the coding sequence GTGATTGATCGCAGTACTGCACTCGAGTACAGTCGTCGTGCCCTCGGTATCGCTCGGACCGAACAGCTAACGCTCCTTGCCGCCGGCGTCGCCTTCTATGGCTTCCTTTCGCTTGTCCCGCTCATGTTGCTGGCTCTCGGGATCGCCGCATCGATTGGTGGTGACGCGCTTGCAGCGCGACTCACAGCCGCCGCGAGTGACGTGTTGACACCAACGGCACAGCAACTGCTTGCCGAGACAGTCCTCGATGAAGGCGGCCGTCAGAGCGCTACGGTCGTCGGTGCCTTCGGCCTACTCTGGGGCTCGAGTCGCGTCTTCCGTGGGCTCGACCGCGCCTTTTCGAAGGTGTACGGGACTGCAGCGACGAAATCCCTGCTCGATACCGCCTGGGATGCGATGATCGTCTTTCTGGTGATCTCAATCGGTCTCGCGTTGGTTGGCATCCTCGAGGTCGTGATTCGATTCGTTCCCATTATCGACCTTGGTCCGGTCGGCCCAGCGCTGATCCTTCTTGGACTCGTCGTCACGTTCCTGCCGCTGTACGTCGTCTTCCCGAACGCGAACGTGGGCATTCGCGAGGCGCTTCCGGGCACGATCCTTGCAGCCGTCGGCTGGTTCGTACTGAGTCGGGCGTTTACCGTCTACGCCTCGCTCGCGTCCGAACAGGTCATCTACGGCGCACTTGGAGCCGTCTTTCTCGTCCTCATCTGGCTGTATATCGGCGCGATCATCCTCGTCTTTGGTGCCGTCTGCAATGCCGTTCTCGCCGACCGTGAACTGGATCGGCAGCTACAAAGTCCCGGCGCTCGACAGATCGAGGTAGAAGCGATGACTGACGACGCTACGGGTGGCGACGAGGGGGGCACGGATACGGATCCAGCCGATCGCTCGCACAGCGGCGATGGACCGACCGAAACCGACTCGCACGCACGCGCCCACTCGCGCTCGAGTTCGAGTGCACGGACCCGCGACCGGGCTGACGATCCGGCCGCGCTCCGAGAGGAGATCGAACGCCTGCGCGACCGCGTCGACGAGTTCGAAGGCAATGTCGAACGCCGAACCGTCGAAAAAGACTCACTCGAGGGCGAACTCAAACGCTACGTCCGCCGACGCGTTCGTCGCGGCCATGCCCACGGCTGGGGCCCATATCTCGTCTTATTGTATGGGACGGCCATGGCTATCGCGGCGTTTTACTTCCTCGATGGGATCTGGGCGATCTTGGCGATGTTCACCGTTTGGACGTCGACGCTCGGCGTCTACATACTGATGGTGCTGCTCGGAGCCGGGCTCTCAATTCTCGGCGTTCCGGGACGACTCCGGAACCGAATCAGTGAGTGGCGCTCCTGA
- the tnpA gene encoding IS200/IS605-like element ISHmu6 family transposase, which produces MEYDLDSGAHSTFSLHYHLILTTKYRRGVLTEERTQFIHEVISGFTDNYGVELTNLDGEDDHVHILFRAKPTTDLVKFINTVKGATARRIRNEYSDELKTELWGDSFWNDSYCLISTGQVSLDVLKQYVEDQREN; this is translated from the coding sequence ATGGAATACGACCTCGACTCGGGAGCGCACTCGACGTTTTCCTTGCACTACCACCTGATACTCACCACGAAATATCGGCGCGGAGTGCTAACCGAGGAGCGAACCCAATTCATTCACGAGGTTATCAGCGGGTTCACGGACAACTACGGTGTCGAACTGACGAACCTCGACGGCGAGGACGACCATGTACACATCCTCTTCCGAGCGAAACCAACCACAGACCTCGTGAAGTTCATCAACACGGTCAAGGGCGCGACCGCCCGCCGTATCCGCAACGAGTACTCGGACGAACTGAAGACCGAACTGTGGGGCGACTCGTTCTGGAACGACTCGTACTGCCTCATCTCGACGGGGCAGGTGTCTCTGGATGTGCTGAAACAGTACGTAGAGGACCAACGCGAGAACTGA
- a CDS encoding RNA-guided endonuclease TnpB family protein — protein MYYAYKYRLKPSDAHREELDRHRDICRQLYNHTLYRLNEYQDEHDELPSMTTLRSELPDLKKWWNGLSDVYSKVLQTVVERLFDNLKGLSKLKENGYDVGQLKWKPPREFRSFTYSQSGFKLDKKGGQTVLSLSKLADIPIRLHRAIPDVHKSDSSCAAHQKPPISEDDATLKQVTVKKEPTGEWFATFGVEMDREPPELPENPENCVGIDVGILKYAHDTDGMAVGSLDLSDERKRLEREQRKLSRKQHGSNNYENQRRRVAECHADLRRKRRDFLHKLSAYYAREYGLVAVEDLNVKEMMESPSNSRNTASAAWRTFLSLLEYKCEREGTHFVAVNPRGTTKECASCGVSTDKPLWVREHSCPACGFEADRDANAAWNILSRGLEDVGVGYSESTSSEPVGSDGLRKSRSDFRTPVETALPVDTPVSAKRVVEAGSPTLKERTASTVSE, from the coding sequence ATGTACTACGCTTACAAATACCGCCTCAAGCCGTCCGACGCCCACCGCGAGGAGTTGGACCGTCACCGAGACATTTGTAGGCAACTGTACAACCACACGCTCTACCGCCTCAACGAATACCAAGACGAACACGACGAACTGCCGTCCATGACCACGCTTCGGTCGGAACTCCCCGACCTCAAGAAGTGGTGGAACGGCCTTTCGGACGTGTATTCGAAGGTTCTCCAAACCGTCGTGGAACGCCTGTTCGACAACCTCAAAGGACTCTCCAAACTCAAGGAGAACGGCTACGACGTCGGTCAACTCAAGTGGAAGCCGCCACGGGAGTTCCGTAGTTTCACGTACAGTCAGTCTGGCTTCAAGCTCGACAAAAAGGGCGGTCAGACTGTCCTGTCCCTCTCGAAACTCGCGGATATACCGATTCGGCTCCACCGCGCGATCCCCGACGTTCATAAGAGCGACAGCTCTTGTGCAGCCCATCAGAAACCCCCGATTTCTGAAGACGACGCCACGCTCAAGCAGGTCACGGTCAAGAAGGAACCGACGGGCGAGTGGTTCGCCACGTTCGGCGTCGAAATGGACCGTGAACCACCTGAGCTGCCCGAAAATCCCGAGAATTGCGTCGGCATCGACGTAGGGATTCTCAAGTACGCCCACGATACCGACGGCATGGCAGTCGGGTCTCTCGACCTCTCGGACGAACGTAAACGCTTGGAACGAGAGCAACGGAAACTCTCGCGCAAGCAACACGGGTCGAACAACTACGAGAACCAACGGCGTCGAGTCGCGGAGTGTCACGCCGACCTCCGTCGGAAGCGCCGCGACTTCTTACACAAGCTCTCGGCGTACTATGCTCGGGAGTACGGCCTTGTGGCGGTCGAAGACCTGAACGTGAAGGAGATGATGGAGTCGCCGTCGAACAGCCGAAACACCGCATCAGCGGCATGGCGAACGTTCCTCTCGTTGCTCGAATACAAGTGTGAGCGCGAGGGGACACACTTCGTGGCGGTCAACCCGAGAGGGACAACCAAGGAGTGTGCGTCCTGTGGCGTTTCGACGGACAAGCCGTTGTGGGTCCGTGAACACTCCTGTCCCGCTTGTGGGTTTGAGGCGGACAGGGATGCAAATGCAGCGTGGAATATTCTTTCTCGCGGCCTCGAAGACGTAGGAGTGGGATACTCCGAATCAACGTCCTCAGAACCTGTCGGTTCTGATGGGCTGCGAAAATCACGGAGTGATTTTCGAACGCCTGTGGAGACTGCTCTCCCTGTGGATACGCCCGTATCTGCAAAGCGCGTCGTGGAAGCAGGAAGCCCTACCCTCAAGGAGCGAACGGCGTCAACCGTGAGCGAGTAG
- a CDS encoding tRNA (guanine(26)-N(2))-dimethyltransferase: MRVTEGGLELEVPGEQTEGVEESVFYNPRQELNRDLTIATLRAFREREERAESYLDAMTASGIRGARAADDGWDVTCCDLDSEAVDLARENLERVGVADQTRVEHRNVNALMHDEAFDVIDLDPYGTPMPFADAAFARCRDLVCVTATDTAPLCGAHFNSGIRSYSAVPQNTDYHAEMGVRTLLSALARSAARFDVGVDPILTHATSHYVRTYLELDRKASAADATLEHLGYISHCEDCLYREAEYGMIADPLETCPHCGGERILVAGPIWLDAYCDSDFVATVRETLPDAFGTAEKGRELCRTLEGELEEPTHYDQHKLCKNWGLPANAMDDFLEDLREAGYAASSAHYGGTTFKTDASVGEIRAATEDRLV; this comes from the coding sequence ATGCGCGTCACTGAGGGTGGACTCGAACTCGAGGTTCCAGGCGAGCAGACCGAGGGCGTCGAGGAGTCGGTCTTTTACAATCCCCGCCAGGAGTTGAATCGGGATCTGACGATTGCGACGCTGCGGGCGTTCCGCGAACGCGAAGAACGCGCCGAGAGCTATCTTGACGCGATGACCGCAAGCGGCATCCGCGGCGCTCGAGCGGCCGACGACGGCTGGGACGTGACCTGCTGTGACCTCGATAGCGAGGCAGTCGATTTGGCTCGAGAAAACCTCGAGCGTGTGGGGGTCGCCGACCAGACGCGGGTCGAACACCGCAACGTCAACGCGCTCATGCACGACGAGGCGTTCGACGTGATCGACCTCGACCCCTACGGCACGCCGATGCCCTTCGCCGACGCAGCCTTCGCGCGCTGTCGTGATCTGGTCTGTGTGACCGCGACCGACACCGCGCCGCTGTGTGGGGCGCACTTCAACAGCGGGATTCGATCCTACAGTGCGGTTCCGCAAAACACCGACTACCACGCCGAAATGGGCGTTCGAACCCTCCTCTCCGCACTTGCCCGCAGCGCCGCCCGATTCGATGTCGGCGTCGATCCAATCCTGACGCACGCGACCAGCCACTACGTCCGCACCTACCTCGAACTCGACCGGAAAGCCAGCGCGGCCGACGCCACCCTCGAGCACCTCGGCTACATCTCTCACTGCGAGGACTGTCTCTACCGCGAGGCCGAGTACGGCATGATCGCGGACCCACTGGAGACCTGTCCCCACTGTGGCGGCGAGCGCATCCTCGTCGCCGGGCCGATTTGGCTCGATGCCTACTGTGACTCCGACTTTGTCGCCACGGTCCGCGAGACACTTCCGGATGCGTTCGGCACTGCCGAGAAGGGCCGCGAACTCTGTCGGACACTCGAGGGCGAACTCGAGGAACCCACCCACTACGACCAGCACAAGCTCTGTAAGAACTGGGGGCTGCCTGCGAATGCGATGGACGACTTTCTCGAGGACCTCCGCGAGGCGGGGTATGCGGCCTCGAGCGCCCATTATGGCGGGACGACGTTCAAGACGGACGCAAGCGTTGGCGAGATTCGAGCGGCGACTGAAGACAGACTCGTGTGA
- a CDS encoding Cdc6/Cdc18 family protein: MSDSMDYFGTENEIFRNKELLQVSHLPDGDRIIGREDELTNLANAIKPATRGNTPNNVLVYGKTGTGKSLCSKFITNQAIDRAKQNDIAIGVAYVDCLQESTETQAVQSAGHRLNDKAETDISIPHSGLSTAEYYRRLWQIIDTRYDVALIILDEVDKIEDDDILMQLSRAVESGKLTSSTVGVIGISNKVRYKDSLDERIKSSLCEREYVFSPYDATQIREILRSRSDAFHEGVLEDGVVPRVAALAAREHGDARKAIDILRFAGEIAEENDRERVTESCVDQAHEREETSRLAELISKSPSHAKLVLEAMALLTQQKEGTDVPVRTNEAYELYKRLCDRDQSDHLKLRRVRDILSELEFLSIIEQERKWAGKGKGNYMENRLIDDPEVIIAACNESD, encoded by the coding sequence ATGTCGGATTCGATGGACTATTTCGGAACGGAGAACGAAATCTTCCGGAACAAGGAACTTCTGCAGGTCTCACATCTCCCCGACGGTGACCGAATCATCGGTCGTGAGGACGAACTAACGAATCTCGCGAACGCGATCAAGCCGGCGACGCGCGGGAATACGCCGAACAACGTCCTCGTCTACGGAAAGACGGGTACCGGCAAATCGCTGTGCTCGAAGTTCATCACGAACCAGGCAATCGACCGCGCCAAGCAAAACGACATCGCGATTGGCGTCGCCTACGTCGACTGTCTGCAGGAGTCGACCGAAACACAGGCCGTCCAGTCGGCCGGCCATCGGCTCAACGACAAAGCCGAAACGGACATTTCGATTCCTCATTCGGGATTGAGCACCGCCGAATACTACCGCCGGCTCTGGCAGATCATCGACACGCGTTATGATGTCGCGCTGATCATCTTAGACGAGGTCGACAAAATCGAAGACGACGACATCCTGATGCAACTCTCGAGAGCCGTCGAATCCGGGAAACTCACCTCGAGTACGGTCGGCGTCATCGGCATTTCGAACAAGGTCCGCTACAAGGATTCACTCGACGAGCGCATCAAGTCGAGTCTCTGTGAACGCGAGTACGTCTTTTCACCCTACGACGCCACCCAGATCCGTGAAATCCTCCGGTCGCGCTCCGATGCCTTCCACGAGGGAGTTCTCGAGGATGGCGTCGTTCCCCGTGTCGCCGCCCTTGCGGCCCGTGAACATGGCGATGCGCGCAAGGCAATCGACATCCTCCGCTTTGCCGGCGAGATCGCCGAGGAGAACGACCGCGAGCGCGTGACCGAGTCGTGCGTCGATCAGGCCCACGAACGTGAGGAGACGAGCCGTCTGGCCGAACTCATCTCGAAGAGTCCGAGTCATGCGAAACTCGTCCTCGAGGCGATGGCGTTGCTCACCCAGCAGAAAGAAGGGACTGACGTGCCGGTGCGGACGAACGAGGCCTACGAACTCTACAAGCGACTCTGTGACCGTGATCAGTCTGATCACCTGAAGCTCCGTCGGGTTCGAGACATCCTCTCGGAACTCGAGTTTCTCTCGATTATCGAACAGGAGCGCAAGTGGGCGGGGAAAGGGAAGGGCAACTACATGGAAAATCGACTGATCGACGATCCAGAGGTTATCATCGCCGCGTGTAACGAATCGGATTGA
- the hisH gene encoding imidazole glycerol phosphate synthase subunit HisH, with amino-acid sequence MSTVSSASEQSLASVVVVDYGLGNLRSVTRGLERAGADVEITDDPDAFAAADGIVLPGVGAFREGVENADPLREELLEVAASDTPLFGICLGMQMLLTTSEEGETDGDAAVQGLDLIPGTNVRFDEGQKVPHMGWNELEVERDHPLVEGIDNVASPTQRADGSVGGGSVDGEYAYFVHSYYAVPDDENAAVASTEYGLEFPSIIANEDGTVFGTQFHPEKSGETGLQILRNFVEICRQE; translated from the coding sequence ATGAGCACTGTTTCGTCTGCGAGCGAGCAATCACTTGCCTCCGTGGTCGTCGTCGACTACGGCCTGGGAAACCTCCGCAGCGTCACTCGCGGGTTAGAACGCGCCGGTGCCGATGTTGAGATCACTGACGACCCCGACGCGTTCGCCGCCGCCGATGGCATCGTCCTCCCCGGCGTCGGCGCGTTCCGAGAGGGTGTCGAAAACGCTGACCCACTCCGCGAGGAACTCCTCGAGGTTGCAGCAAGTGACACACCCCTGTTCGGGATCTGTCTCGGCATGCAGATGCTGTTGACGACCAGCGAAGAGGGTGAAACTGACGGCGACGCCGCCGTACAGGGGTTGGACCTGATTCCCGGCACCAACGTCCGATTCGATGAGGGCCAGAAAGTCCCGCATATGGGCTGGAACGAACTCGAGGTCGAGCGCGACCACCCACTGGTCGAGGGGATAGACAACGTTGCGTCTCCGACGCAACGAGCAGACGGATCCGTCGGCGGCGGATCCGTCGACGGTGAGTACGCGTACTTCGTCCACTCCTACTACGCTGTCCCGGACGACGAGAACGCAGCCGTCGCGAGCACGGAGTACGGCCTCGAGTTCCCGTCGATCATCGCCAACGAAGATGGCACCGTCTTCGGCACGCAGTTTCACCCCGAAAAGAGCGGAGAAACTGGATTGCAGATTCTGCGGAACTTTGTTGAAATCTGTCGGCAGGAGTAA
- a CDS encoding uracil-DNA glycosylase family protein, which yields MGDMEECRVTECAHCPELVDSRSQIVNGTGPEDADVLFVGEGPGAQEDTEGEPFVGRSGSVLDDQLRTVGLDRESVRITNCVRCRPPENRDPTTEELGNCRGYLETEIDRVDPDVIITLGKVPSEHLLERSVAVTKEAGTVEEVRIQGTPRRLLICVHPAAMLYDRSQEETFNETIAHAAELAGVEGSEGGSGQTHLDNF from the coding sequence ATGGGCGATATGGAAGAGTGTCGCGTGACGGAGTGTGCGCACTGTCCCGAACTGGTCGACTCTCGCAGTCAGATCGTCAACGGCACCGGTCCCGAAGACGCCGACGTACTATTCGTCGGTGAAGGTCCGGGTGCACAGGAAGATACGGAAGGCGAGCCGTTCGTCGGCCGCAGCGGCTCTGTACTGGACGATCAACTTCGGACCGTCGGACTCGACCGCGAGTCCGTTCGAATCACGAACTGCGTGCGCTGTCGACCGCCAGAGAATCGCGATCCAACGACAGAGGAACTCGGCAACTGCCGTGGCTACCTCGAGACCGAAATCGACCGCGTCGATCCGGACGTGATTATCACGCTCGGAAAGGTGCCAAGCGAACACCTCCTCGAGCGGTCGGTCGCAGTGACCAAAGAGGCCGGCACAGTCGAGGAGGTGCGGATTCAGGGAACGCCGCGGCGACTCCTTATTTGTGTCCACCCCGCCGCAATGTTGTATGATCGCAGCCAGGAGGAGACGTTCAACGAGACGATTGCCCACGCAGCGGAACTCGCTGGCGTTGAGGGCAGCGAAGGCGGAAGCGGCCAGACGCATCTCGACAATTTCTGA